TTTTCTTCTGCCTGTAAAGATTTGATCTTCACACTACCTAAAAACAACTGTGTAAAGCTTTGTGGCGTGGCTTTAATCTTTGGCAGCAAACTTTCTTTAACCTTGGAAACATTCCCATCTGGATAAATCTCGTATATACCATTATTAGCTGGCAAATAATTATCCTGATAAATTTCAATAGCGAAATCTGACAGAATCTTTTCTTGCCAAGGAAATGATTTTAAAAAGGTCGCCACATTGACAACCCGCGCCATCATATAAGGTAAAATCTTCACTTCTACTTGTGGATCCAAAACTTGCAGTAATTTGGTTGTACCGCCAAACGGATGCGTCCAATGAATTGTTTTGACCGTGCCGCTATGTGCTGCAATAAAATCATGCAAACTTCTTTTTCCTTTTTCTGACAAGGCCACTAATTCTATGATTTCCAATTTATCGACGCTAATTTGATAAACAACGTAACCACACATTACCCCGTTTTCTTCATATAGTGCAAAGTTAAAATTTTTATGCAAAGAAAATTTGTAGGTAAACCACCACTCAGCCCGCAACATTCCCCCACGCATACTTTCAGTACTTTTTTGATAAATTTCTGCCATATTCTTTTGCGCTACTTCAAAAGAAACACGGCTGACTTTACCGTGACTTTGACCGCCAAAAGGCCATCTTTCTGCTGGAGCCTCATAACGAATTTGCAAAAATGCTGTCTCATAGCCATAGCGGCGATAAAAAGGATAGGAAAACGGTGCTAAATAAGCTAACTGTACGCCCTCATCATAACTGTCTTCTAGCACTTGTTTCATAAGCTTATCAATACGACCTTGTTTGCGAAATTCAGGATAACTGGAAACATAGCCAATTCCCCTCATTTCAAACGTCTGATTCCAAAAATTGACTAAAAAAGGCGTAGCCATAATTTGACTAACCAATTTCTTTTCAGCCAAAGAACCATAGTTTTTAGAATTTCGGGCCAGATATTCAAAACGTTCAACTTTTGTAGCGCTCTTCTCACGAGCAAAAGCATAAGCCGCCAAGTCAAACATCTGGTCATTAAAATCTGATTTCATCTTTACAATTGTCACCAGTTTTCCCTCCAAACGAAAAAAGGTGGCCATA
The DNA window shown above is from Enterococcus montenegrensis and carries:
- a CDS encoding GNAT family N-acetyltransferase; protein product: MTIVKMKSDFNDQMFDLAAYAFAREKSATKVERFEYLARNSKNYGSLAEKKLVSQIMATPFLVNFWNQTFEMRGIGYVSSYPEFRKQGRIDKLMKQVLEDSYDEGVQLAYLAPFSYPFYRRYGYETAFLQIRYEAPAERWPFGGQSHGKVSRVSFEVAQKNMAEIYQKSTESMRGGMLRAEWWFTYKFSLHKNFNFALYEENGVMCGYVVYQISVDKLEIIELVALSEKGKRSLHDFIAAHSGTVKTIHWTHPFGGTTKLLQVLDPQVEVKILPYMMARVVNVATFLKSFPWQEKILSDFAIEIYQDNYLPANNGIYEIYPDGNVSKVKESLLPKIKATPQSFTQLFLGSVKIKSLQAEEKIDVTPELAYALEKLLPSEKPLLADYF